Proteins encoded together in one Saccopteryx leptura isolate mSacLep1 chromosome 7, mSacLep1_pri_phased_curated, whole genome shotgun sequence window:
- the LRRFIP1 gene encoding leucine-rich repeat flightless-interacting protein 1 isoform X40 — protein MDMGTQGAGRKRLPNRERLTAEDEALNQIAREAEARLAAKRAARAEAREIRMRELERQQKEVEERPEKDFTEKGSRNLPGLSAATLASLGGTSSRRGSGDTSISIDTEASIREIKELNEIKDQIQDVEGKYMQGLRELKDSLAEVEEKYKKAMVSNAQLDNEKTNYMYQVDTLKDTLLELEEQLAESRRQYEEKSKDFEREKHAHGLLRFQFAEVRAALQQREEMLEEIRQLQQKQASCIREISDLQETIEWKDKKIGALERQKEFFDSIRSERDDLREEVVMLKEELKKHGIILNSEIATNGEMSDTLNNVGHQGPTKMTKEELNALKTTGDGTLGKAITQVEVKKEVVENVREREILQNTEQEPRKEDPVKDCADTEVSPPGENAEDQRASEDSAPSLATLASATKEEHVQSQGLASTASLEQTEQVGSSEGVSAPDASTGASLEQSKCFRELSRGTPGPVTGPGSGNALEIQNQSEGSVENQEQEKQGFKTSLGEVSTRPHQESAPLQTPDVEAVSGSPGAVVAAGLNGFGEQEGTVASSPPRDSDDTVSHDKCVADVPKELDPSTGRGFEKELTSQEAAEPGEVPVQSTEVGEEDDEEEEEGRGLRKEKPAQTEVGPGPSSPAAENSAQEATGLAAADAEGEPLEVPEPPEEKADQHGEGPASPQKKTKTKKKKNKKKKSPAPTEALKDVKKELTVQSSDPGGVEEEGQVKFTDDTSSGGGAQKEGTGTPDRSAVVGSSGSPGSPEDPPVGRGGEVQEEGEVNSEAGKGVADGEPAPSEGDTARASGSSAHADGVEEGVAQDDADDAQGTSAAAPSAPPETEDVSVSAPLPNASPSGDTHAAPQTEGPGSRATSEDPSPGARKAVESGSLEHDALAPAGALGDAHAESQGEKGGGGDKDKSKEDCTLS, from the exons GTTGAGGAGAGACCGGAAAAGGACTTCACAGAGAAG GGGTCCCGTAACCTGCCCGGCCTGTCTGCAGCCACCCTGGCCTCGCTGGGCGGCACCTCCTCTCGGAGGGGAAGCGGGGACACCTCCATCTCCATCGACACCGAGGCTTCGATTAGGGAGATCAAG GAACTCAATGAGATAAAGGACCAGATTCAGGATGTGGAAGGCAAATACATGCAGGGGCTGAGAGAGCTGAAG GACTCCCTAGCGGAAGTCGAGGAGAAGTACAAGAAGGCCATGGTCTCCAACGCCCAGCTAGACAATGAAAAGACGAACTACATGTACCAGGTCGACACCCTGAAGGACACGTTGTTGGAGCTGGAGGAGCAGCTGGCTGAATCCCGGCGGCAGTACGAGGAGAAGAGCAAG GATTTTGAGCGGGAGAAGCACGCCCACGGCTTGCTGCGGTTCCAGTTTGCCGAGGTCAGAGCCGCCCTGCAGCAGAGGGAGGAGATGCTGGAG GAAATCCGACAGCTGCAGCAGAAACAGGCGAGTTGTATCAGGGAGATTTCTGACCTTCAGGAGACCATAGAGTGGAAAGACAAAAAGATAGGG GCCCTAGAGAGGCAGAAGGAGTTCTTTGACTCCATCAGGAGCGAGCGGGATGACCTTAGAGAAGAAGTGGTCATGCTGAAAGAGGAGTTAAAG AAACACGGGATAATCCTCAATTCAGAAATAGCTACCAACGGCGAGATGTCAGACACCCTCAATAATGTCGGACACCAAGGTCCCACCAAGATGACGAAGGAAGAATTGAACGCTCTCAAGACAACCGGGGATGGGACCCTCG GAAAAGCCATCACTCAAGTGGAGGTGAAAAAGGAAGTGGTGGAGAAtgtgagggaaagagaaatcTTGCAGAACACTGAGCAGGAACCGCGCAAAGAGGACCCCGTAAAGGACTGTGCGGACACAGAGGTCTCGCCCCCGGGTGAAAATGCCGAGGACCAGAGAGCCTCTGAAGACAGCGCCCCCTCCCTAGCAACACTAGCCAGTGCGACGAAGGAGGAACACGTCCAGAGCCAGGGTCTGGCGAGCACGGCCTCCCTTGAGCAGACAGAGCAGGTTGGGTCCAGTGAGGGCGTCAGCGCCCCAGACGCTAGCACCGGGGCTTCCCTAGAGCAGTCCAAATGTTTCAGGGAACTAAGTAGGGGGACCCCGGGTCCTGTGACTGGGCCAGGCAGCGGGAATGCCTTGGAgatccagaaccaaagtgaaggATCTGTAGAAAACCAGGAACAAGAAAAGCAGGGTTTTAAAACCAGTCTGGGTGAGGTGAGCACAAGACCCCATCAGGAATCTGCTCCTTTGCAAACACCCGACGTGGAAGCGGTGAGCGGCTCCCCGGGCGCGGTGGTGGCGGCAGGGTTAAATGGCTTCGGGGAGCAAGAGGGTACAGTGGCCTCAAGTCCTCCAAGGGACAGCGATGACACAGTCAGTCATGATAAATGTGTGGCCGATGTCCCCAAAGAGTTGGACCCGAGTACGGGACGTGGTTTCGAGAAGGAGCTCACCAGCCAGGAGGCGGCCGAGCCCGGGGAGGTCCCGGTCCAGAGCACAGAAGTAGGGGAGGAGGacgatgaggaggaagaggaggggcggGGACTCAGGAAGGAGAAACCAGCCCAGACGGAAGTCGGGCCCGGTCCCTCTTCCCCGGCAGCCGAAAACAGTGCTCAGGAAGCCACAGGTCTGGCGGCGGCAGATGCCGAGGGCGAACCCCTAGAGGTACCAGAACCCCCTGAAGAAAAGGCCGACCAGCATGGAGAGGGACCGGCGTCCCCCCAGAAGAAGACAAAaaccaagaagaagaaaaacaagaagaagaagtcaCCCGCCCCCACAGAAGCCCTGAAGGACGTCAAGAAGGAGTTAACGGTTCAGAGCTCAGATCCAGGTGGTGTTGAGGAGGAAGGGCAGGTGAAATTCACCGACGACACATCGTCCGGCGGAGGGGCGCAAAAGGAGGGCACGGGAACTCCAGACCGGAGCGCGGTGGTGGGAAGCAGCGGCAGCCCCGGCTCTCCAGAAGACCCTCccgtggggcggggcggggaagTCCAAGAAGAGGGCGAGGTGAACAGCGAGGCGGGGAAAGGAGTAGCTGATGGCGAGCCGGCGCCGTCAGAGGGCGACACGGCTCGGGCATCGGGCAGCAGCGCCCATGCTGACGGAGTGGAGGAAGGAGTCGCACAAGACGATGCCGACGATGCCCAAGGCACCAGCGCCGCTGCGCCAAGCGCTCCTCCTGAGACTGAAGACGTGTCCGTCAGCGCCCCGCTCCCAAACGCAAGTCCCTCCGGGGACACCCACGCTGCCCCTCAGACAGAAGGTCCAGGGAGCCGTGCGACGTCGGAAGATCCAAGTCCGGGAGCCAGGAAGGCTGTCGAGAGCGGCAGTCTAGAACACGATGCCTTGGCACCCGCCGGGGCGCTGGGGGACGCCCATGCTGAGAgccaaggagagaaggggggcggCGGTGACAAGGACAAAAGCAAAGAGGACTGCACCCTGTCGTAG
- the LRRFIP1 gene encoding leucine-rich repeat flightless-interacting protein 1 isoform X43 has protein sequence MTNPAATQNKEIDCLSPEAQKLAEARLAAKRAARAEAREIRMRELERQQKEVEERPEKDFTEKGSRNLPGLSAATLASLGGTSSRRGSGDTSISIDTEASIREIKDSLAEVEEKYKKAMVSNAQLDNEKTNYMYQVDTLKDTLLELEEQLAESRRQYEEKSKDFEREKHAHGLLRFQFAEVRAALQQREEMLEKHGIILNSEIATNGEMSDTLNNVGHQGPTKMTKEELNALKTTGDGTLGKAITQVEVKKEVVENVREREILQNTEQEPRKEDPVKDCADTEVSPPGENAEDQRASEDSAPSLATLASATKEEHVQSQGLASTASLEQTEQVGSSEGVSAPDASTGASLEQSKCFRELSRGTPGPVTGPGSGNALEIQNQSEGSVENQEQEKQGFKTSLGEVSTRPHQESAPLQTPDVEAVSGSPGAVVAAGLNGFGEQEGTVASSPPRDSDDTVSHDKCVADVPKELDPSTGRGFEKELTSQEAAEPGEVPVQSTEVGEEDDEEEEEGRGLRKEKPAQTEVGPGPSSPAAENSAQEATGLAAADAEGEPLEVPEPPEEKADQHGEGPASPQKKTKTKKKKNKKKKSPAPTEALKDVKKELTVQSSDPGGVEEEGQVKFTDDTSSGGGAQKEGTGTPDRSAVVGSSGSPGSPEDPPVGRGGEVQEEGEVNSEAGKGVADGEPAPSEGDTARASGSSAHADGVEEGVAQDDADDAQGTSAAAPSAPPETEDVSVSAPLPNASPSGDTHAAPQTEGPGSRATSEDPSPGARKAVESGSLEHDALAPAGALGDAHAESQGEKGGGGDKDKSKEDCTLS, from the exons GTTGAGGAGAGACCGGAAAAGGACTTCACAGAGAAG GGGTCCCGTAACCTGCCCGGCCTGTCTGCAGCCACCCTGGCCTCGCTGGGCGGCACCTCCTCTCGGAGGGGAAGCGGGGACACCTCCATCTCCATCGACACCGAGGCTTCGATTAGGGAGATCAAG GACTCCCTAGCGGAAGTCGAGGAGAAGTACAAGAAGGCCATGGTCTCCAACGCCCAGCTAGACAATGAAAAGACGAACTACATGTACCAGGTCGACACCCTGAAGGACACGTTGTTGGAGCTGGAGGAGCAGCTGGCTGAATCCCGGCGGCAGTACGAGGAGAAGAGCAAG GATTTTGAGCGGGAGAAGCACGCCCACGGCTTGCTGCGGTTCCAGTTTGCCGAGGTCAGAGCCGCCCTGCAGCAGAGGGAGGAGATGCTGGAG AAACACGGGATAATCCTCAATTCAGAAATAGCTACCAACGGCGAGATGTCAGACACCCTCAATAATGTCGGACACCAAGGTCCCACCAAGATGACGAAGGAAGAATTGAACGCTCTCAAGACAACCGGGGATGGGACCCTCG GAAAAGCCATCACTCAAGTGGAGGTGAAAAAGGAAGTGGTGGAGAAtgtgagggaaagagaaatcTTGCAGAACACTGAGCAGGAACCGCGCAAAGAGGACCCCGTAAAGGACTGTGCGGACACAGAGGTCTCGCCCCCGGGTGAAAATGCCGAGGACCAGAGAGCCTCTGAAGACAGCGCCCCCTCCCTAGCAACACTAGCCAGTGCGACGAAGGAGGAACACGTCCAGAGCCAGGGTCTGGCGAGCACGGCCTCCCTTGAGCAGACAGAGCAGGTTGGGTCCAGTGAGGGCGTCAGCGCCCCAGACGCTAGCACCGGGGCTTCCCTAGAGCAGTCCAAATGTTTCAGGGAACTAAGTAGGGGGACCCCGGGTCCTGTGACTGGGCCAGGCAGCGGGAATGCCTTGGAgatccagaaccaaagtgaaggATCTGTAGAAAACCAGGAACAAGAAAAGCAGGGTTTTAAAACCAGTCTGGGTGAGGTGAGCACAAGACCCCATCAGGAATCTGCTCCTTTGCAAACACCCGACGTGGAAGCGGTGAGCGGCTCCCCGGGCGCGGTGGTGGCGGCAGGGTTAAATGGCTTCGGGGAGCAAGAGGGTACAGTGGCCTCAAGTCCTCCAAGGGACAGCGATGACACAGTCAGTCATGATAAATGTGTGGCCGATGTCCCCAAAGAGTTGGACCCGAGTACGGGACGTGGTTTCGAGAAGGAGCTCACCAGCCAGGAGGCGGCCGAGCCCGGGGAGGTCCCGGTCCAGAGCACAGAAGTAGGGGAGGAGGacgatgaggaggaagaggaggggcggGGACTCAGGAAGGAGAAACCAGCCCAGACGGAAGTCGGGCCCGGTCCCTCTTCCCCGGCAGCCGAAAACAGTGCTCAGGAAGCCACAGGTCTGGCGGCGGCAGATGCCGAGGGCGAACCCCTAGAGGTACCAGAACCCCCTGAAGAAAAGGCCGACCAGCATGGAGAGGGACCGGCGTCCCCCCAGAAGAAGACAAAaaccaagaagaagaaaaacaagaagaagaagtcaCCCGCCCCCACAGAAGCCCTGAAGGACGTCAAGAAGGAGTTAACGGTTCAGAGCTCAGATCCAGGTGGTGTTGAGGAGGAAGGGCAGGTGAAATTCACCGACGACACATCGTCCGGCGGAGGGGCGCAAAAGGAGGGCACGGGAACTCCAGACCGGAGCGCGGTGGTGGGAAGCAGCGGCAGCCCCGGCTCTCCAGAAGACCCTCccgtggggcggggcggggaagTCCAAGAAGAGGGCGAGGTGAACAGCGAGGCGGGGAAAGGAGTAGCTGATGGCGAGCCGGCGCCGTCAGAGGGCGACACGGCTCGGGCATCGGGCAGCAGCGCCCATGCTGACGGAGTGGAGGAAGGAGTCGCACAAGACGATGCCGACGATGCCCAAGGCACCAGCGCCGCTGCGCCAAGCGCTCCTCCTGAGACTGAAGACGTGTCCGTCAGCGCCCCGCTCCCAAACGCAAGTCCCTCCGGGGACACCCACGCTGCCCCTCAGACAGAAGGTCCAGGGAGCCGTGCGACGTCGGAAGATCCAAGTCCGGGAGCCAGGAAGGCTGTCGAGAGCGGCAGTCTAGAACACGATGCCTTGGCACCCGCCGGGGCGCTGGGGGACGCCCATGCTGAGAgccaaggagagaaggggggcggCGGTGACAAGGACAAAAGCAAAGAGGACTGCACCCTGTCGTAG
- the LRRFIP1 gene encoding leucine-rich repeat flightless-interacting protein 1 isoform X41, with the protein MTNPAATQNKEIDCLSPEAQKLAEARLAAKRAARAEAREIRMRELERQQKEVEERPEKDFTEKGSRNLPGLSAATLASLGGTSSRRGSGDTSISIDTEASIREIKELNEIKDQIQDVEGKYMQGLRELKDSLAEVEEKYKKAMVSNAQLDNEKTNYMYQVDTLKDTLLELEEQLAESRRQYEEKSKDFEREKHAHGLLRFQFAEVRAALQQREEMLEEIRQLQQKQASCIREISDLQETIEWKDKKIGALERQKEFFDSIRSERDDLREEVVMLKEELKKHGIILNSEIATNGEMSDTLNNVGHQGPTKMTKEELNALKTTGDGTLGKAITQVEVKKEVVENVREREILQNTEQEPRKEDPVKDCADTEVSPPGENAEDQRASEDSAPSLATLASATKEEHVQSQGLASTASLEQTEQVGSSEGVSAPDASTGASLEQSKCFRELSRGTPGPVTGPGSGNALEIQNQSEGSVENQEQEKQGFKTSLGEVSTRPHQESAPLQTPDVEAVSGSPGAVVAAGLNGFGEQEGTVASSPPRDSDDTVSHDKCVADVPKELDPSTGRGFEKELTSQEAAEPGEVPVQSTEVGEEDDEEEEEGRGLRKEKPAQTEVGPGPSSPAAENSAQEATGLAAADAEGEPLEVPEPPEEKADQHGEGPASPQKKTKTKKKKNKKKKSPAPTEALKDVKKELTVQSSDPGGVEEEGQVKFTDDTSSGGGAQKEGTGTPDRSAVVGSSGSPGSPEDPPVGRGGEVQEEGEVNSEAGKGVADGEPAPSEGDTARASGSSAHADGVEEGVAQDDADDAQGTSAAAPSAPPETEDVSVSAPLPNASPSGDTHAAPQTEGPGSRATSEDPSPGARKAVESGSLEHDALAPAGALGDAHAESQGEKGGGGDKDKSKEDCTLS; encoded by the exons GTTGAGGAGAGACCGGAAAAGGACTTCACAGAGAAG GGGTCCCGTAACCTGCCCGGCCTGTCTGCAGCCACCCTGGCCTCGCTGGGCGGCACCTCCTCTCGGAGGGGAAGCGGGGACACCTCCATCTCCATCGACACCGAGGCTTCGATTAGGGAGATCAAG GAACTCAATGAGATAAAGGACCAGATTCAGGATGTGGAAGGCAAATACATGCAGGGGCTGAGAGAGCTGAAG GACTCCCTAGCGGAAGTCGAGGAGAAGTACAAGAAGGCCATGGTCTCCAACGCCCAGCTAGACAATGAAAAGACGAACTACATGTACCAGGTCGACACCCTGAAGGACACGTTGTTGGAGCTGGAGGAGCAGCTGGCTGAATCCCGGCGGCAGTACGAGGAGAAGAGCAAG GATTTTGAGCGGGAGAAGCACGCCCACGGCTTGCTGCGGTTCCAGTTTGCCGAGGTCAGAGCCGCCCTGCAGCAGAGGGAGGAGATGCTGGAG GAAATCCGACAGCTGCAGCAGAAACAGGCGAGTTGTATCAGGGAGATTTCTGACCTTCAGGAGACCATAGAGTGGAAAGACAAAAAGATAGGG GCCCTAGAGAGGCAGAAGGAGTTCTTTGACTCCATCAGGAGCGAGCGGGATGACCTTAGAGAAGAAGTGGTCATGCTGAAAGAGGAGTTAAAG AAACACGGGATAATCCTCAATTCAGAAATAGCTACCAACGGCGAGATGTCAGACACCCTCAATAATGTCGGACACCAAGGTCCCACCAAGATGACGAAGGAAGAATTGAACGCTCTCAAGACAACCGGGGATGGGACCCTCG GAAAAGCCATCACTCAAGTGGAGGTGAAAAAGGAAGTGGTGGAGAAtgtgagggaaagagaaatcTTGCAGAACACTGAGCAGGAACCGCGCAAAGAGGACCCCGTAAAGGACTGTGCGGACACAGAGGTCTCGCCCCCGGGTGAAAATGCCGAGGACCAGAGAGCCTCTGAAGACAGCGCCCCCTCCCTAGCAACACTAGCCAGTGCGACGAAGGAGGAACACGTCCAGAGCCAGGGTCTGGCGAGCACGGCCTCCCTTGAGCAGACAGAGCAGGTTGGGTCCAGTGAGGGCGTCAGCGCCCCAGACGCTAGCACCGGGGCTTCCCTAGAGCAGTCCAAATGTTTCAGGGAACTAAGTAGGGGGACCCCGGGTCCTGTGACTGGGCCAGGCAGCGGGAATGCCTTGGAgatccagaaccaaagtgaaggATCTGTAGAAAACCAGGAACAAGAAAAGCAGGGTTTTAAAACCAGTCTGGGTGAGGTGAGCACAAGACCCCATCAGGAATCTGCTCCTTTGCAAACACCCGACGTGGAAGCGGTGAGCGGCTCCCCGGGCGCGGTGGTGGCGGCAGGGTTAAATGGCTTCGGGGAGCAAGAGGGTACAGTGGCCTCAAGTCCTCCAAGGGACAGCGATGACACAGTCAGTCATGATAAATGTGTGGCCGATGTCCCCAAAGAGTTGGACCCGAGTACGGGACGTGGTTTCGAGAAGGAGCTCACCAGCCAGGAGGCGGCCGAGCCCGGGGAGGTCCCGGTCCAGAGCACAGAAGTAGGGGAGGAGGacgatgaggaggaagaggaggggcggGGACTCAGGAAGGAGAAACCAGCCCAGACGGAAGTCGGGCCCGGTCCCTCTTCCCCGGCAGCCGAAAACAGTGCTCAGGAAGCCACAGGTCTGGCGGCGGCAGATGCCGAGGGCGAACCCCTAGAGGTACCAGAACCCCCTGAAGAAAAGGCCGACCAGCATGGAGAGGGACCGGCGTCCCCCCAGAAGAAGACAAAaaccaagaagaagaaaaacaagaagaagaagtcaCCCGCCCCCACAGAAGCCCTGAAGGACGTCAAGAAGGAGTTAACGGTTCAGAGCTCAGATCCAGGTGGTGTTGAGGAGGAAGGGCAGGTGAAATTCACCGACGACACATCGTCCGGCGGAGGGGCGCAAAAGGAGGGCACGGGAACTCCAGACCGGAGCGCGGTGGTGGGAAGCAGCGGCAGCCCCGGCTCTCCAGAAGACCCTCccgtggggcggggcggggaagTCCAAGAAGAGGGCGAGGTGAACAGCGAGGCGGGGAAAGGAGTAGCTGATGGCGAGCCGGCGCCGTCAGAGGGCGACACGGCTCGGGCATCGGGCAGCAGCGCCCATGCTGACGGAGTGGAGGAAGGAGTCGCACAAGACGATGCCGACGATGCCCAAGGCACCAGCGCCGCTGCGCCAAGCGCTCCTCCTGAGACTGAAGACGTGTCCGTCAGCGCCCCGCTCCCAAACGCAAGTCCCTCCGGGGACACCCACGCTGCCCCTCAGACAGAAGGTCCAGGGAGCCGTGCGACGTCGGAAGATCCAAGTCCGGGAGCCAGGAAGGCTGTCGAGAGCGGCAGTCTAGAACACGATGCCTTGGCACCCGCCGGGGCGCTGGGGGACGCCCATGCTGAGAgccaaggagagaaggggggcggCGGTGACAAGGACAAAAGCAAAGAGGACTGCACCCTGTCGTAG